A section of the Pan paniscus chromosome 7, NHGRI_mPanPan1-v2.0_pri, whole genome shotgun sequence genome encodes:
- the GRINA gene encoding protein lifeguard 1 — protein MSHEKSFLVSGDNYPPPNPGYPGGPQPPMPPYAQPPYPGAPYPQPPFQPSPYGQPGYPHGPSPYPQGGYPQGPYPQGGYPQGPYPQEGYPQGPYPQGGYPQGPYPQSPFPPNPYGQPQVFPGQDPDSPQHGNYQEEGPPSYYDNQDFPATNWDDKSIRQAFIRKVFLVLTLQLSVTLSTVSVFTFVAEVKGFVRENVWTYYVSYAVFFISLIVLSCCGDFRRKHPWNLVALSVLTASLSYMVGMIASFYNTEAVIMAVGITTAVCFTVVIFSMQTRYDFTSCMGVLLVSMVVLFIFAILCIFIRNRILEIVYASLGALLFTCFLAVDTQLLLGNKQLSLSPEEYVFAALNLYTDIINIFLYILTIIGRAKE, from the exons ATGTCCCATGAAAAGAGTTTTTTGGTGTCTGGGGACAACTATCCTCCCCCCAACCCTGGATATCCGGGGGGGCCCCAGCCACCCATGCCCCCCTATGCTCAGCCTCCCTACCCTGGGGCCCCTTACCCACAGCCCCCTTTCCAGCCCTCCCCCTACGGTCAGCCAGGGTACCCCCATGGCCCCAGCCCCTACCCCCAAGGGGGCTACCCACAGGGTCCCTACCCCCAAGGGGGCTACCCACAGGGCCCCTACCCACAAGAGGGCTACCCACAGGGCCCCTATCCCCAAGGGGGCTACCCCCAGGGGCCATATCCCCAGAGCCCCTTCCCCCCCAACCCCTATGGACAGCCACAGGTCTTCCCAGGACAAGACCCTGACT CACCCCAGCATGGAAACTACCAGGAGGAGGGTCCCCCATCCTACTATGACAACCAGGACTTCCCTGCCACCAACTGGGATGACAAGAGCATCCGACAGGCCTTCATCCGCAAG GTGTTCCTAGTGCTGACCTTGCAGCTGTCGGTGACCCTGTCCACGGTGTCTGTGTTCACTTTTGTTGCGGAGGTGAAGGGCTTTGTCCGGGAGAATGTCTGGACCTACTATGTCTCCTATGCTGTCTTCTTCATCTCTCTCATCGTCCTCAGCTGTTGTGGGGACTTCCGGCGAAAGCACCCCTGGAACCTTGTTGCACTG TCGGTCCTGACCGCCAGCCTGTCGTACATGGTGGGGATGATCGCCAGCTTCTACAACACCGAGGCAGTCATCATGGCCGTGGGCATCACCACAGCCGTCTGCTTCACCGTCGTCATCTTCTCCATGCAG ACCCGCTACGACTTCACCTCATGCATGGGCGTGCTCCTGGTGAGCATGGTGGTGCTCTTCATCTTCGCCATTCTCTGCATCTTCATCCGGAACCGCATCCTGGAGATCGTGTACGCCTCACTGGGCGCTCTGCTCTTCACCTGC TTCCTCGCAGTGGACACCCAGCTGCTGCTGGGGAACAAGCAGCTGTCCCTGAGCCCAGAAGAGTATGTGTTTGCTGCGCTGAACCTGTACACAGACATCATCAACATCTTCCTGTACATCCTCACCATCATTGGCCGCGCCAAGGAGTAG